In a genomic window of Thermoproteus tenax Kra 1:
- a CDS encoding ATPase domain-containing protein yields the protein MAVDQYYQYYEDRAPTGVWYVDQLLGGGFKRGEIYLVAGEAGQGKTIFSLQFLKTGAELYDEPGLYITVDEPSEDVKRGVKSSLGWDLDILEEQQKLVFVDLRTHFKAYTQNEKVVADPREIAKVIIDNVRKYGIRRLVVDPIAPLLITSHTDILWVREYMRELVFQLRKLKDVTTLMTSEIPTGENKISRFGVEEYLASGVIKLELQEYRGFVFRVMFIRKMRWTPVRPQKLVFEIYPQYGIYVIDRLENFLKSIDRFYAEVSQPAQEYQEYAAVR from the coding sequence GTGGCCGTCGATCAGTATTACCAATACTACGAGGACAGGGCGCCGACCGGCGTCTGGTACGTTGACCAACTCCTGGGGGGAGGATTCAAGAGGGGCGAGATCTACTTGGTGGCCGGAGAGGCGGGCCAAGGCAAGACCATATTCAGTCTCCAGTTCTTGAAGACTGGGGCGGAGCTGTACGATGAGCCCGGCCTGTATATAACTGTCGACGAGCCCTCTGAGGACGTCAAAAGGGGCGTCAAATCATCGTTGGGCTGGGATCTGGACATACTGGAGGAACAACAGAAGTTGGTCTTCGTGGATCTGCGTACCCATTTCAAGGCCTATACTCAAAACGAGAAGGTTGTGGCGGACCCGAGGGAGATCGCGAAGGTTATAATAGACAACGTGAGGAAGTACGGCATTAGGAGGCTCGTCGTTGACCCCATAGCGCCTCTGCTGATAACGTCTCACACAGACATATTATGGGTGAGGGAGTATATGAGGGAGCTGGTGTTTCAGCTGAGGAAGCTGAAGGACGTGACCACTCTAATGACCTCGGAGATCCCCACGGGGGAGAACAAAATAAGCAGATTCGGCGTTGAGGAATATCTGGCGAGCGGCGTGATCAAGCTGGAGCTACAAGAGTACAGAGGCTTCGTCTTCAGAGTCATGTTCATAAGGAAGATGAGGTGGACTCCCGTTAGGCCCCAGAAGCTCGTCTTCGAGATATATCCGCAGTACGGCATATACGTTATAGACAGACTGGAGAACTTCCTCAAGTCGATAGATAGATTCTACGCAGAGGTCTCGCAGCCCGCCCAAGAGTATCAGGAGTACGCCGCTGTTAGATAG
- a CDS encoding ATPase domain-containing protein, with protein MLERLFSEGLTLIKGPPGSGKTALAASVANRYKNSAWFTFYENRNRLIKFLTSMGIEPPRHIFDLISTSSHKELVEIILKKIAEIKPDFVVIDGLNALTNEGEREVVHSLMYHFVSALMPTVLIKEGEEVGPADYIADNIIVLSYRASKTGQLMRYLTVVKSRGQPLHLNTYTFLLDEGGPKIITPPQEAREAPEERLTTGDPVVDRELNGGVIAGSYVVVVGPEDGLASKLMVLTASMLARAGKKVLYHHHKLIPTFAKFAESLGAKVKHPNLTWYYHPVGEHASITWWYKAAELVNRLNIDVHFADQYEQVVTVAGDEILLEASQVYQSRLERRVTTVLIVNSHDVWKRISLTLGGIPDYVFMFERDALIAHTPEHIEPLKFKFQLDPSERRVAFRRVA; from the coding sequence GTGTTGGAGAGGCTATTCTCCGAGGGGCTGACCCTAATAAAGGGCCCGCCAGGCTCCGGGAAGACCGCCTTGGCCGCCTCCGTGGCCAACAGATATAAAAACTCGGCGTGGTTCACCTTCTACGAGAACAGAAACAGGCTTATAAAGTTTCTGACGTCGATGGGCATAGAGCCACCGCGCCACATATTCGACCTGATATCTACCTCCAGCCACAAGGAGCTCGTCGAGATAATTCTCAAGAAGATAGCCGAGATCAAGCCCGACTTCGTAGTGATCGACGGGCTAAACGCCCTCACTAATGAGGGCGAGAGGGAGGTGGTCCACTCGCTTATGTATCACTTCGTCTCAGCCTTAATGCCCACCGTCTTAATAAAGGAGGGCGAGGAGGTCGGACCCGCGGACTATATAGCGGACAATATTATAGTCTTGTCGTATAGAGCTAGCAAGACCGGCCAGTTGATGCGCTACCTCACTGTGGTCAAAAGCAGGGGGCAGCCGCTACATCTAAACACGTACACCTTCCTCCTTGACGAAGGAGGTCCCAAGATAATCACGCCGCCTCAAGAGGCCAGAGAGGCGCCGGAGGAGAGGCTCACCACAGGAGATCCCGTTGTTGACAGAGAGCTAAACGGCGGAGTGATCGCTGGGAGCTACGTAGTCGTGGTGGGCCCGGAGGACGGGCTGGCGAGCAAGCTCATGGTCTTGACGGCGTCCATGTTAGCTAGGGCAGGTAAAAAAGTCTTGTATCACCACCACAAGCTGATTCCGACCTTCGCCAAATTCGCCGAGTCCTTGGGGGCAAAGGTCAAGCACCCCAATCTGACTTGGTACTACCACCCTGTGGGCGAACACGCGTCTATAACATGGTGGTATAAAGCGGCGGAGTTGGTGAACCGGTTGAACATAGATGTACATTTCGCCGATCAGTACGAACAGGTGGTCACGGTGGCTGGGGACGAGATTCTATTGGAGGCCTCGCAAGTGTATCAATCGAGACTGGAGAGGAGAGTGACGACTGTGCTAATCGTCAATTCGCACGACGTGTGGAAAAGGATATCTCTCACGTTGGGCGGGATACCCGATTACGTATTCATGTTTGAGCGGGACGCCTTGATAGCGCATACGCCCGAGCATATAGAGCCTCTGAAGTTTAAATTCCAACTGGACCCCTCTGAGAGGAGAGTGGCCTTCCGCAGAGTCGCCTAG
- a CDS encoding class I SAM-dependent methyltransferase: MEGHFEYFDERGARVYEWLVRLRLFEWAYSATIKELARLVPPGARVLEIGPGVGRMLQRMERFGYRLYGADISTAMLRRAVRRTSAGLVAGASWALPFKRRSFDAGVALFTLHHWGPHDESVRAAASVLREGGVFLAVEVDGDRIYAGGHSCTARCLTEALSPYFNVAIKRRFPLIFAVGKLL; encoded by the coding sequence ATGGAGGGGCATTTTGAGTATTTCGACGAGAGGGGGGCGAGGGTCTACGAGTGGCTAGTCAGACTGAGGCTCTTCGAGTGGGCCTACTCGGCCACTATAAAGGAGCTTGCACGGTTGGTGCCGCCGGGCGCCAGAGTCCTTGAAATAGGCCCGGGAGTCGGGCGCATGTTGCAGAGGATGGAGAGATTCGGCTATAGGCTGTACGGAGCGGACATCTCCACCGCCATGTTGCGGCGCGCCGTGAGGAGGACCTCGGCCGGCCTTGTAGCTGGCGCCAGCTGGGCCCTCCCGTTTAAACGGCGCAGCTTCGACGCCGGCGTCGCTCTCTTCACGTTGCACCACTGGGGGCCCCACGATGAGTCTGTGCGCGCCGCCGCGTCGGTGTTGCGGGAGGGCGGGGTCTTCCTGGCCGTCGAGGTGGATGGAGATAGGATCTATGCAGGCGGGCACAGCTGTACTGCGAGGTGCCTCACCGAGGCTCTGTCCCCCTACTTCAACGTAGCGATAAAGAGGAGGTTTCCTCTGATCTTCGCCGTGGGCAAACTACTTTAA
- a CDS encoding acylphosphatase produces the protein MAKVRVHLLIRGRVQGVNFRRSMRDVALRYGVYGWVRNLPDHTTVEAVLEGEEWAVHKVLEWARVGPPGAKVEGVDVVFEDFRGEFTDFKILPTPRQ, from the coding sequence ATGGCGAAGGTGAGGGTGCACCTCCTCATAAGGGGGAGGGTGCAAGGAGTCAACTTCAGAAGGTCCATGAGGGATGTTGCGTTGCGCTATGGAGTATACGGCTGGGTGAGGAACCTTCCAGATCACACGACGGTTGAGGCCGTGCTGGAGGGGGAGGAGTGGGCCGTCCACAAAGTCCTCGAGTGGGCCCGCGTAGGGCCCCCGGGGGCCAAGGTGGAGGGAGTGGACGTCGTCTTCGAGGACTTCCGCGGCGAGTTCACCGACTTCAAGATATTGCCCACGCCGCGCCAATAA
- the glcV gene encoding glucose ABC transporter ATP-binding protein GlcV: MVVVTLENVDKIFPPNVVALKDINLKINDGEFFVVLGPSGHGKTTFLRVLAGLEVPTRGRIMFDSEVIVDTERGIFVDPPKRNVGMVFQNWALYPHMKVFDNIAFPLKIKRLPKREIEARVREIAEILGIGDLLDRYPRQLSGGQQQRVAIARALVKRPRLLLLDEPFSNLDARIRISARAFVKRLQRELKITTILVTHDQQDAYSVADRLAVLRRGVIQQVGNVEDLLDRPANLFVATFLGDPPMNIFEGKIIREGGSYIADAGSLKIPLPDAPSLGGYVGRKVFVGIRPADIYIAPEPQSREHAVLRSGRVKLVEVTGFVTTALVEWDGLEARVQVIGRAPEEGSEVPVYVNVGKVKIFGDDERAIT, from the coding sequence ATGGTCGTAGTCACCTTGGAGAACGTGGACAAAATATTTCCGCCCAACGTTGTGGCGCTGAAGGATATAAATTTGAAGATAAACGACGGCGAGTTTTTCGTCGTGTTGGGGCCCTCGGGACACGGCAAGACGACCTTTCTGAGAGTTCTGGCCGGGCTGGAGGTGCCCACCAGGGGGCGGATAATGTTCGACTCCGAGGTCATAGTTGACACAGAGAGGGGGATATTCGTCGACCCTCCCAAGAGGAACGTCGGAATGGTCTTTCAGAACTGGGCCCTCTACCCACATATGAAGGTCTTCGACAACATCGCATTTCCGCTCAAGATCAAGAGGCTCCCCAAGAGGGAGATAGAGGCCAGAGTGAGAGAGATCGCCGAGATATTGGGGATCGGAGACCTATTGGACAGATATCCGAGACAGCTCTCCGGCGGACAACAACAGAGGGTGGCCATAGCTAGAGCGCTAGTCAAGAGGCCCCGGTTGCTCCTGTTGGACGAGCCCTTCTCCAATCTGGACGCCAGGATCCGCATCAGCGCAAGGGCCTTTGTGAAGAGGCTCCAGAGGGAGCTGAAGATAACGACGATACTCGTCACCCACGACCAACAGGACGCCTACTCTGTGGCCGACCGTCTGGCCGTCTTAAGGAGGGGCGTCATACAACAAGTGGGCAACGTAGAGGATCTGTTGGACAGGCCCGCGAACCTCTTTGTGGCGACCTTCTTGGGGGACCCGCCCATGAATATATTCGAGGGTAAGATAATAAGGGAGGGAGGCTCATATATCGCCGACGCAGGCAGCCTCAAGATACCGCTGCCGGACGCCCCCTCGCTGGGAGGATATGTAGGGAGAAAGGTGTTTGTGGGGATCAGGCCGGCCGACATCTACATAGCCCCGGAGCCCCAGAGTAGAGAGCATGCCGTTCTCCGAAGCGGGAGAGTAAAGCTTGTCGAAGTGACCGGTTTCGTCACCACCGCGCTGGTGGAGTGGGACGGGCTGGAGGCGCGCGTCCAAGTGATCGGCAGAGCTCCCGAGGAGGGCTCCGAAGTACCTGTATATGTAAATGTGGGCAAGGTGAAGATCTTCGGCGATGACGAGAGAGCAATAACGTGA
- a CDS encoding DsbA family protein — protein sequence MDALVTRVGERDNPYLVEFYDVNCPFCARAALNVWHELLSSGAYFELVYLPVHYSIWKDLGEVKTAEGSYLVNASAFCVDEPAERVKYLLELFRVTSEVRDERKAIQRQLEIAEAKFGRLGDCLGAKLGRLAGDPELAYELAHEYALALGAVVSGVPTALLVDGGKAIEVKDGYIDVENLIKKYIELHKRT from the coding sequence ATGGACGCCTTAGTCACTAGGGTGGGCGAGAGGGACAACCCCTACTTAGTCGAGTTCTACGACGTGAACTGCCCGTTCTGCGCCAGAGCTGCTCTGAACGTTTGGCACGAGCTGCTCTCCTCAGGCGCCTACTTCGAGCTTGTCTATCTGCCCGTGCACTACTCTATATGGAAAGATCTAGGCGAGGTGAAGACGGCGGAGGGAAGCTACCTCGTCAACGCGTCCGCCTTCTGCGTGGACGAGCCGGCGGAGAGAGTGAAATATCTCTTGGAGCTATTCAGAGTGACCTCGGAGGTCAGAGATGAACGTAAGGCCATACAGAGGCAGTTGGAGATCGCCGAGGCCAAGTTCGGGCGGCTCGGGGACTGCTTGGGGGCCAAATTGGGCAGGCTGGCCGGCGATCCGGAGCTCGCCTACGAGCTCGCGCACGAATACGCACTGGCGCTCGGAGCCGTCGTCTCTGGAGTGCCGACGGCGTTGTTAGTCGACGGAGGGAAAGCGATCGAGGTTAAAGATGGATATATTGATGTAGAGAATCTTATCAAAAAATATATAGAGCTTCATAAGAGGACGTAG
- a CDS encoding FAD-dependent oxidoreductase: protein MVRVVVVGGGIAGIYFAHRLLQSTKAEVILVEPKPHHEFVIGIPMAYGGLLSFKELLFPLSGLKRVKHVADAAAGVEGTCVRLRGSANVCGDYLVLAPGSYKVGTAEYWSVEGSERLFERIKPARAVRFVVSEYTPVIGFQELAYALKARFPEKEVSVHLVYVSNDYIFLLEPWKAKAKEIGVEVSEDPPPAKPSGEVHISVPAVRPHPLAVGLEVKPETLETQYERVFLIGDSSLLKLRLPPIGWGSLWQASLAAQAVASEIERGYVEVRPDEWTANTDPESFKRWLTYRMTTGTPLVHLKGLYEIWAKRVISSL from the coding sequence GTGGTGAGAGTAGTTGTAGTGGGGGGAGGCATCGCCGGCATCTACTTTGCACACCGCCTCTTGCAGTCCACTAAGGCCGAGGTAATCTTGGTGGAGCCCAAGCCCCATCATGAGTTCGTCATAGGTATACCTATGGCCTACGGAGGGCTCTTGTCCTTCAAAGAGCTCCTTTTCCCCCTCTCGGGCCTCAAGAGGGTGAAACACGTGGCGGACGCCGCGGCGGGCGTAGAGGGGACCTGCGTGAGGCTCAGGGGAAGCGCCAACGTCTGCGGCGACTATTTGGTGTTAGCGCCCGGCTCATATAAGGTGGGGACCGCCGAGTACTGGAGCGTCGAGGGCTCCGAGAGACTCTTTGAGAGGATAAAGCCGGCGAGGGCCGTGAGGTTCGTGGTGAGCGAGTATACGCCGGTGATAGGGTTTCAAGAGCTCGCGTACGCCCTCAAGGCGCGCTTCCCCGAGAAGGAGGTCTCGGTGCACTTAGTCTACGTGTCCAACGACTACATCTTCCTCCTGGAGCCCTGGAAGGCCAAGGCCAAGGAGATAGGCGTAGAGGTCAGCGAGGATCCGCCGCCGGCGAAGCCCAGCGGCGAGGTCCACATCTCGGTCCCCGCCGTGAGGCCCCACCCGCTCGCCGTGGGCCTTGAGGTCAAGCCGGAGACCCTTGAGACTCAGTACGAGAGGGTCTTCCTCATAGGCGACTCCTCCCTCCTCAAGCTCAGACTGCCGCCGATAGGCTGGGGCTCTCTGTGGCAAGCGTCCCTTGCAGCTCAGGCAGTGGCCTCGGAGATCGAGAGGGGGTACGTGGAGGTCCGACCAGACGAGTGGACGGCCAACACAGACCCCGAGTCCTTCAAACGCTGGCTCACCTACCGCATGACCACGGGCACTCCGCTGGTGCATCTGAAGGGTCTGTACGAGATATGGGCCAAGAGGGTTATCTCCTCTCTGTAG
- a CDS encoding ABC transporter permease, with amino-acid sequence MWEQLQLAWSALWERRGRTLGAIAGIVIAYIALTFALSVGNAFRISSIRLFQALGTNNVFLVGSFTDADVASVKVYTAPYALAVIPVSGALGSIRLPNGKIEGVNIYGVPAQDVKYLLPPSSLALGTNAVGGGLAIVGYYVAFDRDTGAQLLAPGYPIVLDYGGKSYNLVVSGVLSLEHPGILNTVTSVVLDEAQFKSITGVDTYQIIVVTLRDSSYIERVQSLLKAVYPNAQVITLASLVQTINQFFLGLEVFLGLVPGVSSVITALWLYDTMTISVLQRTKEFGILRAIGFKSRQITALVLYEAIIIALMGIGVGAVLLAPLSLVPISFFPGMPLRVTPPLHIALATASLVLAVNALGALAPAVRAGRLNIVEALRYE; translated from the coding sequence GTGTGGGAGCAGCTTCAACTGGCGTGGTCAGCGTTGTGGGAGCGGAGAGGAAGGACTCTTGGGGCAATCGCGGGGATAGTGATAGCGTATATAGCGCTCACCTTTGCGCTGTCTGTCGGCAACGCCTTCCGTATCTCGAGCATACGGTTGTTCCAAGCTCTGGGCACCAACAACGTCTTCCTCGTGGGCTCGTTCACTGACGCAGACGTGGCCTCTGTGAAGGTTTATACGGCCCCCTACGCTCTGGCGGTGATCCCAGTATCCGGGGCTCTGGGCTCCATAAGGCTCCCCAACGGGAAGATAGAGGGCGTGAATATATACGGAGTGCCCGCCCAAGACGTGAAATATCTATTGCCTCCGTCGTCTCTGGCTCTGGGGACGAACGCAGTTGGAGGCGGCCTGGCGATAGTGGGGTACTACGTCGCGTTTGACAGAGACACGGGCGCACAGCTGTTGGCGCCGGGGTACCCTATAGTGTTAGACTACGGAGGCAAGTCCTATAACTTAGTCGTCTCGGGAGTCCTATCTCTGGAACATCCAGGCATCTTGAACACTGTGACGTCAGTGGTGTTGGACGAGGCGCAGTTTAAGTCCATCACGGGCGTGGACACATATCAGATAATCGTTGTAACTCTCAGAGACTCTAGCTACATCGAGAGAGTCCAGTCTCTGTTGAAGGCCGTCTATCCCAACGCGCAGGTGATCACGTTGGCATCGTTAGTTCAGACGATAAACCAGTTCTTCCTCGGCCTAGAGGTGTTCCTCGGCCTGGTCCCGGGCGTGTCCAGTGTGATAACTGCTCTGTGGCTCTACGACACAATGACTATATCGGTGTTACAGAGGACTAAGGAGTTCGGCATTCTGAGGGCCATAGGCTTCAAGAGCAGACAGATAACCGCCCTGGTCTTGTACGAGGCCATCATAATAGCCTTAATGGGCATAGGCGTGGGCGCCGTCCTCCTCGCGCCACTGAGCTTAGTTCCAATATCGTTCTTTCCAGGGATGCCGTTGCGCGTGACTCCGCCGCTCCACATAGCGCTGGCCACTGCATCGTTGGTGCTCGCCGTGAACGCGCTGGGAGCGCTCGCGCCTGCCGTGAGGGCCGGCAGACTCAACATAGTGGAGGCCCTCAGATACGAGTGA
- a CDS encoding geranylgeranyl reductase family protein, whose protein sequence is MYDLVIVGAGPAGASAAIAARRLGLSALVVDRFKPPREKPCGGGLTPRSWKLLERLGVEYKWYGECREIRVKVADIKYVHRGEPIRVTRRPEFDKMLLEQSGADFVVDRVVKAEAGRVIGERGTYEGRVVVGADGANSAVARSLGVPPPGPRTHGIAFMSIAQGDLGDTCIIDFDFAYETTGAPGYAWAFTVGERGVDVGIGIGWSPWRDLRGPLLKWAEQLGLKPGGVLGHPLSLGSVESLGRENVLLAGEAAGLVDASTGEGIYYAVASGALAAFAAYIAVKVRGRPREALSIYSELVKPYVDEVRRSRLIGRFLSKFGYNKTVARALGRRLVELYTKVTSGEATYGLIPIKPKG, encoded by the coding sequence ATGTACGACTTAGTGATAGTCGGCGCTGGGCCCGCGGGGGCCTCCGCCGCCATAGCGGCGAGACGGCTAGGCCTGAGCGCCCTCGTAGTAGATAGATTCAAACCGCCCAGGGAGAAGCCTTGTGGCGGCGGCCTCACGCCGAGGTCTTGGAAGCTCCTAGAGCGGCTCGGAGTTGAATACAAATGGTACGGGGAGTGTAGGGAGATCAGGGTGAAGGTTGCCGATATAAAGTACGTGCACAGAGGCGAGCCCATCAGAGTGACCAGAAGGCCTGAGTTCGACAAGATGCTCTTGGAGCAGTCCGGGGCCGACTTCGTTGTGGACAGAGTGGTGAAGGCGGAGGCAGGCCGAGTGATAGGCGAGAGGGGGACATACGAGGGCCGCGTCGTGGTTGGCGCAGACGGAGCCAACAGCGCTGTGGCGAGATCGCTCGGAGTTCCTCCGCCGGGGCCTAGGACGCACGGCATTGCGTTCATGTCAATAGCGCAAGGGGACTTGGGCGACACGTGCATAATAGATTTCGACTTCGCCTACGAGACGACGGGCGCCCCCGGCTACGCCTGGGCCTTCACAGTTGGCGAGAGGGGAGTTGACGTAGGCATCGGCATAGGCTGGTCCCCCTGGAGGGACCTAAGAGGACCCCTCCTCAAGTGGGCCGAGCAGCTGGGGCTTAAGCCTGGCGGAGTCTTGGGGCATCCCCTCAGCCTGGGCTCAGTGGAGAGCTTGGGCAGAGAGAACGTGCTCTTAGCTGGAGAGGCCGCCGGGCTTGTCGACGCATCGACAGGCGAGGGGATATACTACGCCGTAGCCTCTGGCGCTCTGGCCGCGTTTGCCGCATATATCGCCGTTAAGGTGAGGGGGAGGCCGCGCGAGGCCCTCTCGATATACTCAGAGTTGGTGAAGCCCTATGTGGACGAAGTGAGGAGGAGCAGACTCATAGGGCGCTTCCTCTCCAAGTTCGGCTACAATAAGACGGTGGCCCGCGCCCTGGGGAGGCGGTTAGTGGAACTGTACACCAAGGTGACCTCAGGCGAGGCTACCTACGGCCTTATCCCCATCAAGCCTAAGGGCTGA
- a CDS encoding pantoate kinase has protein sequence MSAVARVPLHVTSIWLPHYADDPLATGSVGCGVLLEPGAEVYVRLGPGPVDLPHIQRVISLMGASASASYRSPVELGYGYGLSGALALGTALGLAALLGRTPLEAAQIAHIVEVELRTGLGDVIAEFHGGGIELRTSPGAPGVGRVERIDPPRDLVVLTSELNKIPTPEMLRALSDKLSSIAPKYLRKIFADPTYETFARASMEFSEEVGFLNRELKARAAGCLRYGDALYVKKGVLVFLTRSDEADYAEECLRSAGLKTKRFLPSLGGASALRLDGDKAVGSLA, from the coding sequence ATGTCGGCAGTGGCTAGAGTCCCCCTGCACGTCACCAGCATATGGCTCCCTCATTACGCCGACGACCCGCTCGCCACAGGCTCCGTGGGGTGCGGCGTCCTCCTCGAGCCCGGCGCCGAGGTGTACGTGCGGCTCGGCCCCGGCCCCGTCGATCTGCCGCACATCCAGAGGGTGATCTCACTGATGGGAGCCTCGGCCTCGGCCAGCTACAGATCGCCCGTCGAGCTCGGATACGGCTACGGCCTCAGCGGCGCCCTCGCGCTGGGGACCGCCTTGGGGTTGGCAGCCCTCTTGGGCAGAACGCCCTTGGAGGCCGCCCAGATCGCGCACATAGTGGAAGTGGAGCTAAGGACTGGCTTGGGCGACGTAATAGCGGAGTTCCACGGGGGAGGCATCGAGCTGAGGACATCGCCGGGAGCCCCCGGCGTGGGCCGCGTCGAGAGGATAGATCCTCCGCGCGACCTCGTCGTCCTCACGTCGGAGTTGAACAAGATTCCGACGCCGGAGATGTTGAGGGCGCTCTCCGATAAGCTCTCGTCCATTGCGCCTAAGTATCTGCGCAAGATCTTCGCAGATCCCACGTACGAGACCTTCGCAAGGGCCAGCATGGAGTTCTCGGAGGAGGTGGGATTCCTCAACAGAGAGCTGAAGGCCCGCGCCGCTGGGTGTCTGAGGTATGGGGACGCCCTCTATGTGAAGAAGGGCGTTCTGGTGTTCCTCACGCGCTCCGACGAGGCCGACTACGCCGAGGAGTGTCTGAGGTCGGCGGGTCTGAAGACCAAGCGGTTCCTTCCCTCCTTGGGGGGCGCCTCAGCCCTTAGGCTTGATGGGGATAAGGCCGTAGGTAGCCTCGCCTGA
- a CDS encoding 4-phosphopantoate--beta-alanine ligase codes for MREKVVEGVREGYVALQGLIAHGRGECFDYLIGEETPPPALEAERAAAAALLSAQLPVISVNGNVAALAPEAVVELARIVGARIEVNLFYRTPERERQIEAVLKRAGAAEVLGVGEDAACTIPELFSERRRVSCRGIYAADVVLVPLEDGDRTEALRRMGKTVVAVDLNPLSRTSRAASITIVDNVVRALPNIAKFAAELKGLPREELLSIVKNFDNDANLRKVLEHIARRLAELSQRGVALQFDVGSG; via the coding sequence ATGAGGGAGAAAGTCGTCGAGGGAGTACGCGAGGGGTACGTAGCGCTGCAGGGCCTCATAGCCCACGGCAGAGGGGAGTGCTTCGACTACCTAATAGGCGAGGAGACTCCGCCGCCTGCGCTGGAGGCAGAGCGCGCGGCCGCAGCCGCGTTGCTCTCGGCCCAGCTCCCCGTGATATCGGTGAACGGCAACGTGGCGGCGCTGGCGCCCGAGGCCGTGGTGGAGCTGGCGAGGATAGTCGGAGCGAGGATCGAGGTGAACCTCTTCTATAGAACTCCCGAGAGGGAGAGGCAGATAGAGGCCGTGTTGAAGAGGGCCGGCGCTGCCGAGGTCTTAGGAGTGGGGGAGGACGCCGCCTGTACAATACCTGAGCTCTTCAGTGAGAGGAGGCGCGTCTCCTGCCGGGGGATCTACGCCGCAGACGTCGTGTTGGTCCCTCTGGAGGACGGCGATAGGACCGAGGCGCTTAGAAGGATGGGCAAGACTGTCGTGGCCGTTGACTTAAACCCGCTATCGAGGACCTCCAGAGCCGCCTCGATAACAATAGTGGACAACGTCGTGAGGGCGCTCCCCAACATTGCCAAGTTCGCCGCAGAGCTCAAGGGGCTTCCCAGGGAGGAGCTCTTGTCTATAGTAAAGAATTTCGACAACGATGCAAACTTGAGGAAGGTCTTGGAGCATATAGCGCGCAGGCTCGCGGAGCTGTCCCAGAGGGGCGTCGCCCTGCAGTTCGATGTCGGCAGTGGCTAG
- a CDS encoding ketopantoate reductase family protein, producing MYAIIGLGAVGSLLALFLNRAGHRPYVLARSRVRRVVWGGETYTLDVAYVDEVPDVEYTLVAVKAYDTEGVLPHIRGVPVIFQNGIGGLELVVERYGKGLGAVVTYGAYRSSDVVEVRGAGEIILPEDAGRLVDDLRNGGANVRAVPDVGPYRWLKTIVNAAINPVTALLRAPNGVVVEDPWARAVAEAAAREGGEVASRSGVRLPGDPVEETFRVAAATRWNLSSMYQDVARGGRTEVDYINGAIVRRGRELGVPTPVNETLWRLVKALEGRRTALLP from the coding sequence GTGTATGCAATAATAGGGCTGGGGGCCGTGGGCTCCCTCCTTGCGTTGTTCCTCAACAGAGCTGGCCATAGGCCGTACGTCTTGGCCAGAAGTAGAGTCAGACGCGTGGTCTGGGGCGGCGAGACCTATACGCTGGACGTGGCCTACGTGGACGAGGTCCCCGATGTTGAGTACACCCTAGTTGCAGTCAAGGCCTACGATACAGAGGGCGTGTTGCCGCACATCAGAGGTGTACCGGTGATCTTCCAGAATGGGATCGGCGGTCTAGAGCTAGTGGTGGAGAGATACGGGAAGGGGCTCGGCGCAGTTGTGACGTACGGGGCCTATAGGTCTAGCGATGTAGTAGAGGTGAGGGGCGCGGGGGAGATCATACTGCCGGAGGATGCCGGGAGGCTCGTGGACGACTTGAGGAACGGAGGGGCCAACGTCAGAGCGGTCCCCGACGTGGGCCCCTACCGCTGGCTTAAAACGATAGTGAACGCGGCAATAAACCCCGTTACTGCCCTTCTGAGGGCGCCCAACGGGGTCGTGGTCGAGGACCCTTGGGCGAGGGCCGTTGCCGAGGCCGCCGCGCGGGAGGGGGGCGAGGTCGCATCTCGCTCGGGGGTGCGTCTGCCGGGCGACCCCGTCGAGGAGACCTTCAGAGTGGCCGCCGCCACGAGGTGGAACCTCTCCTCTATGTATCAAGACGTTGCGAGAGGGGGACGTACCGAGGTGGACTACATAAACGGCGCCATAGTGAGGAGGGGGAGGGAGCTCGGCGTCCCCACGCCTGTCAACGAGACGCTATGGCGTTTGGTGAAGGCCCTTGAGGGGCGGCGCACTGCTTTATTACCCTGA